A single region of the Oscillospiraceae bacterium genome encodes:
- a CDS encoding BlaI/MecI/CopY family transcriptional regulator — MNDKSFDKSFDKSLKITDSESEVMKTLWTAGKPLPVSVITDELSKKCGWDSSTTRTLLRRLCQKDAVRAEKKEIFYYSPIVTEQEYNLTNTQQLIDRLYGGSVKDLVAAMLSQNRLGDDDIAELREMFKVENPEDQNE; from the coding sequence ATGAACGATAAATCTTTTGATAAATCCTTTGATAAATCATTGAAAATCACCGATTCCGAATCCGAGGTCATGAAAACGCTCTGGACAGCCGGAAAACCTTTGCCCGTTTCGGTTATCACAGACGAATTATCAAAAAAATGCGGTTGGGATTCTTCCACTACCCGAACACTGCTGCGCCGGCTTTGCCAAAAGGATGCGGTAAGAGCAGAAAAGAAAGAGATCTTTTATTATTCTCCGATCGTCACGGAACAGGAATACAACCTCACAAACACGCAGCAGCTGATTGATCGGCTTTACGGCGGCAGCGTGAAAGACCTCGTGGCGGCGATGCTGTCGCAAAACAGATTGGGCGACGACGATATCGCCGAACTGCGCGAGATGTTCAAGGTCGAGAACCCGGAGGATCAAAATGAGTGA
- a CDS encoding M56 family metallopeptidase, with product MSDLTLLLLSLSLSGTVIAGLIFAVKALWKKNLSKSVLYYLWLIALVRLVLPFSFEGALLDRIYAGNSQTAVSAVTSVENATPITSSNSVFSVPAVSESSAVQIVEVVSTPAAVSAETAVETTTVPAETQTAAETTVKRSVGFMELIPYLWAAGFAAFCGFTLISYSIFTAKLKKVNRTADENIQNIAAQLGCKLKIHQNPLAKTPMLIGLFRQSIVLPDVIYTKNELVGALTHELTHKRRHDLLYKWFALFVNAIHWFNPIVWLVRREVSRDCELSCDEALIKNLQNDEKQIYGETLINLAAAHRYPAGVIATTLCEEKRTLKERLGAIMTYQKKGFKNKVMSCVLIVAVTASGMLMGACVPSQKHLAYPESISILKSDFFSYSSSDMNNAAKQQWLDEMAEHYGVQFKIYSDNKNYMESTDVSSESGATDSETTSSASEEQTTDTFTGLISVRTNSVLNSYVEYDSVMPLDEYLANNPTWNALPDDFKSLFEINGHIYAIPTSASQTYSVRIISNKALAATGLTVTDLDSFNNFAMTYLQEYGNAAIGSVSVRSTTDILNAYGLYTDYSGFTMFNYDPTADCFVDWLTKPAAIEALEYLRELYNTGVISVDYTPDYTKFENGLIASGYSQNYYIPTTFFYTEHENSTELYNLNSEYPQIIVSSVNGFAMTPDTPQPQETVNLLIDMLFGSQENYLECWLGSSDNYTLNSDGTITVNMVQNSDGDYIIPSLPSLTGGLPDIFPYSDADIYYGQDGVIDTSTDTYTGKLNAFLRQKSDAINSGEMIKIPLAYQLYQSMKSSTYYENKNAAYKLYLKYFQNAIFDSDQTVQEIVDEYRAAMLELGGNQMLDEMNAAIGKTTAYYYG from the coding sequence ATGAGTGATTTAACATTACTGTTATTATCCCTTTCCCTTTCAGGTACCGTGATCGCGGGATTGATCTTTGCGGTTAAGGCGCTCTGGAAGAAAAATCTCTCAAAATCGGTGTTGTATTATCTCTGGCTGATCGCATTGGTTCGTCTGGTACTGCCGTTCTCGTTCGAAGGCGCTCTGCTCGACCGAATCTATGCCGGGAACAGTCAAACAGCGGTCTCCGCAGTCACATCGGTCGAAAACGCCACACCGATCACTTCGTCTAATTCGGTTTTCTCCGTACCGGCGGTCTCGGAATCCTCTGCAGTTCAGATTGTTGAAGTCGTTTCAACACCCGCTGCTGTTTCTGCGGAAACCGCAGTTGAAACAACAACCGTTCCCGCCGAAACACAAACCGCCGCAGAGACGACAGTAAAACGATCTGTCGGTTTTATGGAATTGATCCCTTATCTCTGGGCAGCCGGTTTTGCGGCGTTTTGCGGTTTTACTTTGATCAGTTACAGTATATTTACTGCGAAATTGAAAAAGGTCAACAGAACAGCGGATGAAAATATCCAAAACATTGCCGCACAACTCGGATGCAAACTGAAAATCCATCAAAATCCGTTGGCGAAAACACCGATGCTGATCGGTTTATTCCGTCAAAGCATTGTCCTGCCCGACGTGATTTATACGAAAAACGAATTAGTAGGCGCTTTAACACATGAGCTTACGCACAAACGCCGCCATGATTTGCTGTATAAATGGTTCGCGCTTTTTGTGAACGCAATTCACTGGTTCAATCCGATCGTATGGTTGGTTCGCCGTGAAGTCAGCCGTGACTGCGAACTCTCCTGCGACGAGGCCTTAATTAAAAACCTGCAAAACGATGAAAAACAGATTTACGGCGAGACACTGATCAATCTCGCCGCCGCACACCGTTATCCCGCAGGCGTCATCGCCACGACACTCTGCGAGGAAAAACGGACCCTGAAAGAAAGGTTGGGTGCCATTATGACATATCAGAAAAAAGGATTTAAAAATAAAGTTATGAGCTGCGTTTTAATCGTTGCCGTAACCGCCTCCGGTATGTTGATGGGCGCATGTGTTCCGAGCCAGAAGCATCTCGCCTATCCCGAATCCATCAGCATTCTTAAAAGTGACTTTTTCTCGTATTCAAGTTCGGATATGAACAATGCCGCCAAACAGCAATGGCTGGACGAGATGGCTGAACATTACGGTGTTCAATTTAAAATCTATTCAGACAACAAAAACTATATGGAAAGTACCGATGTCTCATCCGAAAGCGGCGCAACGGACTCCGAAACCACATCTTCCGCTTCGGAGGAACAGACAACCGATACATTTACCGGTTTAATCTCAGTCAGAACAAACAGTGTATTGAATTCTTATGTTGAATATGACTCTGTCATGCCTTTGGATGAATATCTTGCCAATAATCCGACTTGGAATGCCCTGCCCGATGATTTTAAATCTCTATTTGAAATAAACGGTCATATCTATGCGATTCCCACTTCGGCTAGCCAGACATATAGCGTCCGCATCATCAGTAACAAAGCACTGGCTGCGACCGGACTCACCGTAACCGATCTCGATTCGTTCAACAATTTCGCTATGACTTATTTACAGGAATATGGCAATGCCGCCATTGGCAGCGTCAGTGTAAGATCAACGACAGATATTTTGAATGCATACGGGCTTTACACCGATTATTCCGGATTCACGATGTTCAATTATGACCCGACAGCCGATTGTTTTGTGGACTGGCTAACGAAACCCGCTGCCATTGAAGCGTTGGAATATCTGCGCGAACTCTATAATACCGGCGTAATTTCTGTTGATTATACACCGGACTATACAAAATTTGAAAACGGACTTATCGCTTCGGGATATAGCCAAAATTATTATATTCCAACTACCTTTTTCTACACAGAACACGAAAATTCTACCGAATTGTATAATTTGAATTCCGAATACCCGCAAATCATTGTCTCTTCCGTCAACGGTTTCGCCATGACGCCAGACACCCCGCAGCCCCAAGAAACTGTCAATTTACTAATTGATATGCTGTTCGGCTCTCAGGAAAATTATTTGGAATGCTGGCTAGGTTCCTCGGACAATTATACCTTGAACAGCGACGGAACAATTACGGTTAATATGGTGCAGAATTCCGACGGTGACTATATAATCCCCAGCCTGCCGAGCTTAACAGGCGGATTGCCGGATATCTTCCCCTATTCGGATGCGGATATCTACTACGGTCAAGACGGAGTCATCGACACAAGTACGGACACTTATACCGGCAAACTAAACGCATTTTTAAGACAAAAAAGCGATGCAATCAATTCCGGGGAGATGATCAAGATTCCATTGGCGTATCAGCTATACCAAAGCATGAAATCATCGACCTATTATGAAAATAAAAACGCCGCTTACAAGCTATATTTAAAATACTTCCAAAACGCAATCTTTGATTCCGATCAAACGGTACAAGAGATTGTGGACGAATACCGCGCAGCGATGCTCGAACTGGGAGGAAATCAAATGCTCGATGAGATGAATGCCGCCATCGGCAAAACCACCGCATATTATTACGGATGA